The following coding sequences lie in one Aspergillus luchuensis IFO 4308 DNA, chromosome 8, nearly complete sequence genomic window:
- a CDS encoding uncharacterized protein (COG:S;~EggNog:ENOG410Q1NW), whose product MGMLFHQQKFWKTRFDINGERGFLSYLVKEHQNRDVDWRLLYHSTCTLRCSRLFDITIRLWETNRWIREAVIHKSRGPFASFMGFGGRALQYYHNTMWPETNYRQTVKIPPDLIKIGVSAFADFGDQVVTIRGLELIRASGPSILLGAKIPGSLVIVEEVDDHGGGRPDWADDHDTNYRFPGAEVILDAQELRGFMITNTVNGQLTHFQLIRKNGFSAPIGVDFLNGANYVFQMDEIVNLVVEFDVNMGLRQLGIEGFGSNPKAKEWERDGYYKSLYTDADEDDDDDLQEEGDNNDYTDDDEEEDE is encoded by the exons ATGGGTATGCTCTTTCATCAACAGAAATTCTGGAAAACGCGATTCGATATCAATGGAGAACGTGGATTTTTAAGCTATCTCGTGAAGGAGCATCAGAATAGGGATGTTGACTGGCGACTGCTATATCACAGTACATGTACACTCCGATGCAGTCGGCTTTTCGACATAACGATCCGACTTTGGGAGACCAACCGATGGATAAGAGAGGCTGTGATACACAAGTCCAGAGGCCCATTCGCATCATTCATGGGCTTTGGCGGACGTGCATTGCAGTACTATCATAATACCATGTGGCCGGAGACCAACTATCGACAAACCGTCAAGATCCCACCCGATTTGATAAAGATCGGAGTTTCGGCATTTGCAGATTTTGGCGACCAGGTGGTTACCATCCGAGGCCTGGAATTGATCCGGGCCAGCGGGCCGAGCATCCTTCTAGGGGCAAAAATTCCGGGATCGTTGGTGATTGTGGAAGAAGTCGATGATCACGGTGGTGGCCGACCCGATTGGGCTGATGATCATGACACGAATTACCGCTTCCCGGGAGCTGAGGTGATATTAGACGCGCAAGAACTACGGGGTTTCATGATCACGAACACCGTGAATGGGCAGCTAACCCATTTTCAATTGATCCGAAAAAACGGTTTCTCGGCGCCTATTGGTGTCGATTTCCTCAATGGCGCTAATTACGTATTCCAAATGGATGAGATTGTCAACTTGGTTGTGGAGTTTGAC GTGAATATGGGTCTCAGACAATTGGGCATTGAGGGTTTTGGGAGTAATCCGAAGGCAAAAGAATGGGAGAGGGATGGCTATTACAAGTCCCTGTatactgatgctgatgaggatgatgacgacgacctGCAAGAGGAGGGCGACAACAACGACTacaccgacgacgatgaggaggaggatgaatgA